Within the Burkholderia ubonensis genome, the region GCGAGCGACTTGCCCTTGTTCCGGCGCAGCACGCCCGCGATTTCCGCCTGGCAGCACGGCACCAGCACGATGTGCCGCGCGCGCTTCGCGAGCGCGAAGCGGATCGCGTCGTCGGTCGCCGTGTCGCACGCGTGCAGCGCGGTGACGACGTCGACCGTCTCGGGCAGCTTCGGCGACGTGATCGAATCGGCGACCGACAGGTTCAGGAACGACATCCCGCCGAACCCCAGCCGCGCGGCGAGCTCGGTCGAGCGCGCGACCAGTTCCTCGCGCGTCTCGATCCCGTAGATGTGCGACGCGAACGCCGGCGTGCCGTGCCCCGGCTGCTGCTTGAAGAACAGGTCGTACAGGATGAAGCCGAGATACGACTTGCCCGCGCCGTGGTCGACGAGCGTCACGGCGCCCCGGTCGGCCTGCACGCCGGCGAGCAGCGGCTCGATGAACTGGAACAGGTGATAGACCTGCTTCAGCTTGCGGCGGCTGTCCTGGTTCAGCTTGCCGTCGCGGGTCAGGATGTGCAGTTCCTTCAGCAGCTCGACGGACTGCTCCGGACGAATTTCGTGGGTCTTGTTCGACATCGGGAAGCGGCGCCGGGCCGCGTGCGAACGATGCCCGCGGCCCGACGGCGAAAAAACGTGAGGAATGGCGACAGTTTACCGAAAACGCGCGCTCAGCTCCGCGCGCCGAGCCGCCACAGCGACGTCACCTCGGCGCGGCGCGCCGCGTAGAGCGGATCGTCGGCGTCGGCCGCCTTCGGATGCGCGGGACGGATGTCGTCGCGGCCGAGCACGAC harbors:
- a CDS encoding class I SAM-dependent methyltransferase; this encodes MSNKTHEIRPEQSVELLKELHILTRDGKLNQDSRRKLKQVYHLFQFIEPLLAGVQADRGAVTLVDHGAGKSYLGFILYDLFFKQQPGHGTPAFASHIYGIETREELVARSTELAARLGFGGMSFLNLSVADSITSPKLPETVDVVTALHACDTATDDAIRFALAKRARHIVLVPCCQAEIAGVLRRNKGKSLASALTEVWRHPLHTREFGSQITNVLRCLQLEAHGYQVSVTELVGWEHSMKNELIIAQYKNLPRRRPSERLNEILDMFGLAELRERFFVPQGGEETAPAAH